One part of the Paraburkholderia flagellata genome encodes these proteins:
- the infB gene encoding translation initiation factor IF-2 has product MASNNVAQFAAELKMPAGVLLEQLQAAGVTKASEADSLSETDKARLLDHLRKSHGSTDADKRKITLTKRHTSEIKQSDSTGKARTIQVEVRKKRTFVRRDESAGEAEASNHAVDAATAAEEAELQRREEEARREAELLERQAQELKERQELLAREESERRAREEAAEAERRRAEEEAAKKKAAADTAARELAAQAVAAQRNAEAEAKEVKQQQDQQEEQRAAAERAAQREAAQKAEAAAREAAEKAQKEQDEIARRRAAAEAEARAIREMMNTPRKAQVKAPEPPKPVEPPKPAEAKGTLHKPARPEGAPARPAAGAGAAAKKPATTAAPSTSAPGAGAGDRNKKPGAGKGGWQDDAAKRRGIKTRGDSSGGVDRGWRGGPKGRGRHQDASTFQAPTEPIVREVHVPETITVADLAHKMSVKASEVIKVMMKMGQMVTINQMLDQETAMIIVEELGHRAVAAKLDDPEALLVEGQATGTDAEQLPRPPVVTVMGHVDHGKTSLLDYIRRAKVAAGEAGGITQHIGAYHVETPRGVITFLDTPGHEAFTAMRARGAKATDIVILVVAADDGVMPQTKEAISHAKAAGVPLVVAINKIDKPDANPERVKQELVAEGVVPEEYGGDSPFVPVSAKTGAGIDDLLENVLLQAEVLELKAPVEAPAKGIVIEAKLDKGKGPVATILVQSGTLNRGDVVLAGSAYGRVRAMLDETGKTTKEAGPSIPVEIQGLSEVPGAGEEVIVLPDDRKAREIAMFRQGKFRDVKLAKQQAAKLENMLEQMGEGEVQNLPLIVKADVQGSQEALVQSLLKLSTSEVRVQIVHSAVGAISESDVNLATASKAVIIGFNTRADAQARKVAEANGIDIRYYNIIYDAVDEVKAAMSGMLAPEKRETVTGMAEVRQVIRVPKVGLIAGCMITDGFVKRSSSVRVIRNNVVIHTGELDSLKRFKDDVKEVKQGFECGMSIKNFNDIVEGDQFEVFEITEVARTL; this is encoded by the coding sequence ATGGCGAGTAACAACGTAGCCCAATTTGCCGCGGAACTGAAGATGCCTGCCGGCGTGCTGCTGGAGCAGCTGCAGGCGGCGGGCGTCACGAAAGCGAGCGAAGCTGACTCCTTGTCCGAAACGGACAAGGCGCGTCTGCTCGACCACTTGCGCAAGTCTCACGGCTCGACTGATGCAGACAAGCGCAAGATCACGCTGACGAAACGGCATACGTCGGAAATCAAGCAGTCCGATTCGACGGGTAAGGCTCGCACCATTCAGGTCGAGGTGCGCAAGAAGCGCACATTCGTCCGCCGCGACGAGTCCGCCGGTGAGGCGGAGGCATCGAATCATGCAGTCGACGCAGCCACTGCCGCCGAAGAGGCGGAGCTGCAGCGCCGCGAGGAAGAAGCGCGCCGCGAGGCAGAACTGCTCGAGCGTCAGGCCCAGGAGCTCAAGGAGCGCCAGGAACTGCTTGCGCGTGAGGAGTCCGAGCGCCGTGCGCGTGAAGAGGCCGCCGAGGCCGAGCGCCGCCGTGCCGAAGAGGAAGCTGCAAAGAAGAAGGCTGCGGCCGATACCGCCGCTCGAGAACTGGCCGCTCAAGCCGTGGCAGCGCAGCGCAACGCCGAAGCGGAAGCGAAGGAAGTGAAGCAACAGCAGGACCAGCAAGAAGAGCAGCGCGCCGCAGCCGAGCGCGCCGCGCAGCGCGAAGCGGCCCAGAAGGCCGAAGCCGCCGCGCGCGAAGCCGCCGAAAAGGCGCAGAAGGAACAGGACGAGATCGCTCGCCGCCGCGCGGCTGCTGAAGCCGAAGCGCGCGCGATCCGCGAAATGATGAACACGCCGCGCAAGGCGCAGGTGAAGGCGCCCGAGCCGCCCAAGCCCGTCGAGCCGCCCAAGCCCGCCGAAGCCAAGGGCACGCTGCACAAGCCGGCCCGTCCGGAAGGTGCGCCGGCGCGTCCGGCAGCCGGTGCAGGCGCCGCGGCGAAGAAGCCGGCCACGACGGCCGCGCCTTCGACGAGCGCGCCGGGCGCAGGCGCGGGCGACCGCAACAAGAAGCCGGGCGCAGGCAAGGGCGGCTGGCAGGACGACGCGGCCAAGCGCCGTGGCATCAAGACGCGCGGCGACTCGTCGGGCGGCGTGGACCGCGGCTGGCGCGGTGGCCCGAAGGGCCGTGGCCGTCACCAGGACGCTTCGACGTTCCAGGCGCCGACCGAGCCGATCGTGCGTGAAGTCCACGTGCCGGAAACCATCACCGTGGCCGACCTCGCGCACAAGATGTCCGTGAAGGCGTCGGAAGTCATCAAGGTGATGATGAAGATGGGCCAGATGGTCACCATCAACCAGATGCTCGACCAGGAAACGGCGATGATCATCGTCGAGGAACTCGGCCACCGTGCGGTTGCCGCGAAGCTCGACGATCCGGAAGCGCTGCTGGTCGAAGGCCAGGCTACGGGTACGGACGCCGAGCAACTGCCGCGTCCGCCGGTCGTCACCGTCATGGGTCACGTCGACCACGGCAAGACGTCGCTGCTCGACTACATCCGCCGCGCCAAGGTTGCAGCGGGCGAAGCGGGCGGCATTACGCAGCACATCGGCGCATACCACGTCGAAACGCCGCGTGGCGTTATCACGTTCCTCGACACGCCGGGTCACGAGGCCTTCACGGCCATGCGTGCTCGCGGTGCGAAGGCAACCGACATTGTCATTCTGGTGGTCGCGGCCGACGACGGCGTGATGCCGCAGACGAAGGAAGCGATCTCGCACGCGAAGGCTGCGGGCGTGCCGCTCGTCGTGGCGATCAACAAGATCGACAAGCCCGATGCGAACCCCGAGCGCGTGAAGCAGGAACTCGTGGCGGAAGGCGTCGTGCCGGAAGAGTACGGTGGCGACTCGCCGTTCGTCCCGGTGTCGGCGAAGACCGGCGCGGGCATCGACGATCTGCTCGAAAACGTGCTGCTGCAAGCCGAAGTGCTGGAACTGAAGGCACCGGTCGAAGCACCGGCCAAGGGCATCGTCATCGAAGCGAAGCTCGACAAGGGTAAGGGTCCGGTTGCAACGATTCTCGTCCAGTCGGGTACGCTCAATCGCGGCGACGTCGTACTGGCAGGTAGCGCCTACGGCCGCGTGCGCGCCATGCTCGACGAAACGGGCAAGACGACGAAGGAAGCCGGCCCGTCGATCCCGGTCGAAATCCAGGGTCTCTCGGAAGTGCCGGGCGCGGGCGAAGAAGTCATCGTGCTGCCGGACGATCGCAAGGCGCGTGAAATCGCCATGTTCCGTCAGGGCAAGTTCCGCGACGTCAAGCTCGCGAAGCAGCAAGCCGCGAAGCTCGAAAACATGCTCGAGCAGATGGGTGAGGGCGAAGTGCAGAACCTGCCGCTCATCGTCAAGGCGGACGTGCAGGGTTCGCAGGAAGCGCTGGTGCAATCGCTGCTCAAACTGTCGACCAGCGAAGTGCGCGTGCAGATCGTGCACAGCGCGGTCGGTGCGATCAGCGAGTCGGACGTCAACCTGGCAACGGCTTCGAAGGCGGTCATCATTGGCTTCAATACGCGTGCGGATGCGCAGGCGCGTAAGGTGGCCGAGGCGAACGGCATCGACATCCGCTACTACAACATCATCTATGACGCAGTGGATGAGGTGAAGGCGGCGATGTCCGGCATGCTCGCGCCGGAGAAGCGCGAGACGGTGACGGGTATGGCCGAGGTGCGTCAGGTGATCCGCGTGCCGAAGGTCGGCCTGATCGCGGGTTGTATGATCACGGACGGTTTCGTCAAGCGTTCGTCGTCGGTGCGCGTGATTCGCAACAACGTGGTCATCCACACCGGCGAACTCGACTCGCTCAAGCGCTTCAAGGACGACGTCAAGGAAGTCAAGCAAGGCTTCGAATGCGGTATGTCGATCAAGAACTTCAACGACATCGTCGAAGGCGACCAGTTCGAAGTGTTCGAGATCACCGAAGTCGCGCGTACGCTGTAA
- the nusA gene encoding transcription termination factor NusA, protein MSREVLMLVDALAREKNVDKDVVFAALEAALASASKKLFDEDADIRVHIDRESGEHETFRRWRVVPDEAGLQEPDQEILLFEAREQDPEAQIDGFVEQPVPSVEFGRIGAQAAKQVILQKVRDAEREQILNDFLERGESIMTGTVKRMDKGNFIVESGRVEALLRRDQLIPKENLRVGDRVRAWIGKVDRTARGPQIELSRTAPEFLMKLFEMEVPEIEQGLLEIKAAARDPGVRAKIGVVAYDKRIDPIGTCVGIRGSRVQAVRNELGGENVDIVLWSEDPAQFVIGALAPAAVQSIVVDEEKHSMDVVVDESELAVAIGRSGQNVRLASELTGWQINIMTPDESAQKQNQERTVLRDLFMARLDVDEEVADILIDEGFTSLEEIAYVPLNEMLEIEAFDEDTVHELRNRARDALLTQAIANEEKVESAALDLKSLDGIDPDLLAKLAQHEVHTRDELAELAVDELVEMTGMEEDAAKALIMKAREHWFQ, encoded by the coding sequence ATGAGTCGCGAAGTGTTGATGCTGGTGGATGCGCTGGCACGCGAGAAGAATGTCGACAAGGACGTGGTGTTCGCCGCCCTTGAAGCGGCGCTTGCGTCAGCCTCCAAGAAACTCTTCGACGAGGATGCGGATATCCGCGTGCATATCGACCGCGAAAGCGGCGAGCACGAGACGTTCCGCCGCTGGCGCGTCGTGCCGGACGAGGCGGGCCTGCAGGAGCCGGACCAGGAAATCCTGCTGTTCGAAGCGCGGGAGCAGGATCCGGAGGCGCAGATCGACGGTTTCGTCGAGCAGCCGGTGCCCTCGGTCGAGTTCGGCCGTATCGGCGCGCAGGCCGCCAAGCAGGTGATCCTGCAGAAGGTGCGTGACGCCGAGCGCGAGCAGATCCTGAACGATTTCCTCGAGCGCGGCGAAAGCATCATGACCGGCACGGTCAAGCGCATGGACAAGGGCAACTTCATCGTCGAATCCGGCCGTGTGGAAGCGCTGCTGCGCCGCGACCAGCTGATTCCGAAGGAAAACCTGCGTGTGGGTGACCGCGTGCGCGCCTGGATCGGCAAGGTCGACCGCACCGCTCGCGGCCCGCAGATCGAACTCTCGCGTACGGCGCCCGAGTTCCTGATGAAGCTGTTCGAAATGGAAGTGCCCGAAATCGAACAGGGTCTCCTCGAGATCAAGGCTGCGGCGCGCGATCCGGGCGTACGCGCCAAGATTGGCGTGGTGGCCTACGACAAGCGCATCGACCCGATTGGCACCTGCGTCGGCATTCGCGGCTCGCGCGTGCAGGCCGTGCGCAACGAGCTCGGTGGCGAAAACGTCGACATCGTGCTATGGTCGGAAGATCCCGCCCAGTTCGTGATCGGCGCGCTCGCGCCGGCTGCCGTGCAGTCGATCGTCGTCGACGAGGAAAAGCACTCGATGGACGTCGTGGTCGACGAGAGCGAACTCGCGGTCGCGATCGGCCGTAGTGGCCAGAACGTGCGTCTCGCCAGCGAACTGACCGGCTGGCAAATCAATATCATGACGCCGGATGAATCTGCGCAAAAGCAGAATCAGGAGCGCACGGTGCTGCGCGACCTGTTCATGGCGCGTCTCGACGTGGATGAGGAAGTCGCCGACATCCTGATCGACGAAGGCTTCACAAGCCTCGAAGAGATCGCCTACGTGCCGCTCAACGAAATGCTGGAAATCGAAGCGTTCGACGAGGACACCGTGCACGAACTGCGCAACCGCGCTCGCGACGCGCTGCTTACGCAGGCTATCGCGAACGAGGAGAAGGTGGAAAGCGCCGCGCTGGACCTGAAGAGTCTGGACGGTATCGACCCGGACCTGCTCGCGAAACTGGCGCAGCATGAAGTTCACACCCGCGACGAGCTCGCCGAGCTGGCCGTGGACGAGCTGGTCGAAATGACGGGAATGGAAGAGGACGCCGCCAAGGCGTTGATCATGAAGGCACGTGAGCACTGGTTCCAGTGA
- the rimP gene encoding ribosome maturation factor RimP, whose amino-acid sequence MQLTELIETTVTGLGYELVDLERTGRGMLTIFIDQPAGIAIEDCEKVTRQLQHVLTVENIDYERLEVSSPGLDRPLKKLADFERFAGCEAVITLKKPLDGRKSYRGIVHAPEGESIGLEFEGKAGPAMLDFTLADIDKARLVPKVDFRSRKQ is encoded by the coding sequence GTGCAACTGACGGAACTGATTGAAACCACGGTCACCGGGCTCGGGTACGAGCTGGTCGACCTCGAGCGCACCGGGCGCGGCATGCTGACCATCTTCATCGATCAGCCCGCGGGGATCGCGATCGAGGACTGCGAGAAGGTCACGCGTCAGCTGCAGCACGTTCTGACGGTCGAGAATATCGACTACGAGCGGCTAGAGGTTTCGTCGCCCGGTCTCGACCGTCCGCTGAAAAAACTGGCGGACTTCGAACGCTTCGCAGGCTGCGAAGCGGTAATCACGTTGAAAAAGCCATTGGACGGACGGAAATCGTACCGGGGCATTGTGCATGCTCCTGAAGGCGAATCCATCGGTCTGGAATTCGAAGGGAAGGCGGGTCCTGCGATGCTTGATTTCACGCTCGCAGACATCGATAAAGCACGCCTTGTCCCCAAAGTTGACTTTAGGAGCCGCAAACAATGA
- the rluB gene encoding 23S rRNA pseudouridine(2605) synthase RluB encodes MTDIHDTDSTDAPESARRASSARDDDTRTSQVEGEAQGGEGEERPRRGLRRGPRSLIARRRAGAKAKAADGAEGADVSAAPAAVPQATPEHAPTGRAPRKEGGAKKPGRRQNAGAAAQGERQGERQGERQQGARRQKGQGQGRGEGQPVAATTESTPDDLFLYVTSPAFDADNGAGSGVRAPMLRRGRAQQPKRVLSPDDDAPKLHKVLADAGMGSRRDMEELIIAGRVSVNGEPAHIGQRILPTDQVRINGKPIKRKLQNKPPRVLIYHKPTGEIVSHADPEGRPSVFDRLPPMKTAKWLAVGRLDFNTEGLLMLTTSGDLANRFMHPRYSVEREYAVRVVGELSEGMRQKLLKGVELEDGPASFLRIRDGGGEGTNHWYHVALAEGRNREVRRMFEAAGLMVSRLIRTRHGPIALPKGLKRGRWEELEDNQVRALMAAVGLKAPSEEKGGRGGKEQERRQPDPMQTSMGFINREPVLSSHGAMGQPRQGQGQGRRGAAGGFGGGTGAGYGNFGAGSGFGGRGGNRAGGREVDGNRAPGAGGKRAGGNAGSNAGGNRRSGPGNGGNANPNGNRAGGNSRGGPRGTPRNRTRGH; translated from the coding sequence TTGACTGATATCCACGACACCGATTCGACCGATGCGCCCGAATCTGCGCGCCGCGCGTCTTCCGCGCGCGACGACGACACGCGTACTTCGCAGGTCGAAGGCGAAGCACAGGGCGGCGAGGGCGAAGAGCGTCCGCGCCGCGGCCTGCGCCGCGGGCCGCGCAGCCTGATCGCGCGCCGCCGCGCGGGCGCGAAGGCAAAGGCCGCCGATGGCGCAGAGGGCGCCGACGTGTCCGCAGCGCCTGCCGCCGTGCCGCAGGCGACGCCTGAGCACGCTCCCACCGGGCGCGCACCGCGCAAGGAAGGCGGCGCGAAGAAGCCGGGCCGCCGTCAGAACGCGGGCGCCGCCGCTCAGGGTGAGCGTCAAGGCGAGCGCCAGGGTGAGCGTCAACAGGGTGCCAGGCGCCAGAAGGGACAAGGCCAGGGCCGCGGCGAAGGCCAGCCGGTCGCCGCTACGACCGAATCCACTCCGGACGACCTGTTCCTCTACGTGACTTCGCCTGCGTTCGACGCGGACAACGGCGCCGGTTCGGGCGTGCGCGCACCGATGCTGCGCCGCGGCCGCGCCCAGCAGCCCAAGCGCGTGCTGAGCCCCGACGACGATGCACCGAAGCTGCACAAGGTGCTGGCAGATGCGGGCATGGGTTCGCGCCGCGACATGGAGGAGCTGATCATCGCCGGGCGCGTCTCGGTGAACGGCGAGCCTGCCCACATTGGCCAGCGCATCCTGCCGACCGACCAGGTCCGCATCAACGGCAAGCCCATCAAGCGCAAGCTGCAGAACAAGCCGCCGCGCGTGCTGATCTACCACAAGCCGACCGGCGAAATCGTGAGCCACGCCGATCCGGAAGGCCGTCCCTCGGTGTTCGACCGCCTGCCGCCGATGAAAACGGCGAAGTGGCTTGCCGTCGGCCGTCTGGACTTCAACACCGAAGGTCTGCTGATGCTGACGACCTCGGGCGATCTTGCGAACCGCTTCATGCACCCGCGCTACAGCGTCGAGCGTGAGTACGCGGTACGCGTTGTGGGTGAATTGAGCGAAGGGATGCGCCAGAAGCTGCTCAAGGGCGTCGAGCTCGAGGACGGCCCTGCGAGCTTCCTGCGTATCCGCGACGGTGGCGGCGAAGGCACGAACCACTGGTACCACGTCGCGCTGGCCGAAGGCCGTAACCGCGAAGTGCGGCGTATGTTCGAGGCGGCCGGCCTGATGGTGAGCCGCCTGATCCGCACGCGCCACGGCCCGATCGCGCTGCCCAAGGGCCTCAAGCGCGGCCGCTGGGAAGAGCTCGAAGACAACCAGGTGCGCGCGCTGATGGCGGCAGTCGGCTTGAAAGCGCCAAGCGAAGAAAAGGGCGGTCGTGGCGGCAAGGAGCAGGAGCGTCGCCAGCCCGATCCGATGCAGACGTCGATGGGCTTCATCAACCGCGAGCCGGTGCTGAGTTCGCACGGTGCGATGGGCCAGCCACGTCAAGGGCAGGGGCAGGGACGCCGAGGCGCGGCGGGCGGCTTCGGCGGCGGCACGGGTGCCGGATACGGCAACTTCGGCGCGGGCTCTGGTTTCGGCGGCCGCGGCGGCAACCGCGCGGGCGGCCGAGAGGTCGACGGCAACCGTGCGCCGGGCGCGGGCGGCAAGCGTGCGGGCGGCAATGCCGGCAGCAATGCCGGCGGCAATCGCCGCAGCGGTCCGGGCAACGGCGGCAATGCCAACCCCAATGGCAACCGCGCAGGCGGCAACAGCCGCGGCGGCCCGCGTGGCACGCCGCGCAACCGCACGCGCGGCCACTGA
- the scpB gene encoding SMC-Scp complex subunit ScpB, whose amino-acid sequence MNTQEAKIVLETALICTQEPLKIGELRKLFADDISADTVRNLLEDLRHEWSGRGVELVGLASGWRFQSKPAMRTYLDRLHPEKPPRYSRAVLETLAIIAYRQPVTRGDIEEIRGVTVNTQVVKQLEDRSWIEVIGHRDVPGRPALYATTREFLDDLGLKSLDELPPLDDPSSQFGEQLLAQHAIEFPESAAAQFVGEAQPEAAADAAGAEDAAASTVAESQVSGVETSEQSGSEAHGTHETEEAHEVAGANVAYAADASGDAVYDETSLAQHGSAPHAYAQDAAHAADAAGEEEHEDRRDAAQDDPVSTTDDEAARRGI is encoded by the coding sequence ATGAATACCCAAGAGGCGAAAATCGTCCTCGAGACTGCATTGATCTGCACGCAGGAGCCGTTGAAGATCGGCGAACTGCGCAAACTGTTTGCCGACGACATTTCGGCTGACACGGTCCGCAACCTGCTCGAAGACCTGCGGCATGAATGGTCCGGGCGCGGCGTCGAGCTGGTGGGGCTCGCGTCGGGCTGGCGCTTTCAGAGCAAGCCGGCCATGCGGACGTACCTTGACCGGTTGCATCCCGAAAAGCCGCCGCGCTATTCGCGCGCGGTCCTCGAAACGCTCGCAATCATCGCGTACCGGCAGCCGGTCACGCGCGGCGACATCGAGGAAATTCGTGGCGTCACGGTCAACACGCAGGTCGTCAAGCAGCTCGAGGACCGTAGCTGGATCGAAGTGATCGGTCATCGTGACGTGCCGGGACGCCCGGCGCTCTATGCAACGACGCGGGAGTTTCTCGACGATCTCGGACTCAAGTCGCTCGACGAATTGCCGCCGCTCGACGATCCGTCGAGCCAGTTCGGCGAGCAACTGCTTGCGCAGCATGCGATCGAGTTTCCCGAGAGCGCCGCCGCGCAGTTCGTTGGGGAAGCGCAGCCCGAGGCTGCCGCCGATGCGGCAGGCGCGGAAGATGCGGCAGCGTCGACGGTAGCGGAAAGCCAGGTCTCGGGCGTCGAAACGTCGGAGCAGTCCGGAAGCGAAGCGCACGGCACGCACGAAACGGAAGAAGCGCACGAGGTGGCAGGCGCAAACGTTGCGTACGCAGCCGATGCCTCGGGCGACGCGGTATATGACGAAACAAGCCTCGCTCAGCACGGGTCAGCCCCGCACGCTTACGCGCAGGATGCCGCGCACGCAGCAGATGCGGCGGGCGAAGAAGAACACGAAGACCGCCGCGACGCGGCGCAGGACGACCCCGTCTCGACGACGGACGACGAAGCCGCACGACGCGGCATCTGA
- a CDS encoding pyridoxal phosphate-dependent aminotransferase: MSDLDPSSSVSLPREAVRALRSSQIREVANAGFGVPDVLPFWFGESDRVTPPFIREAAAEALGRGDTFYTHNLGIAPLRESLARYVSELHGATTVDNLAVTSAGVNALMLAAQLVVGAGDRVVAVTPLWPNLVEIPKILGATVETVSLGYGEHGWTLDLDRLLTALTPDTRLLMINSPNNPTGWVMTREQQRAVLEHCRRLGIWIVADEVYERLYYGDASERTAPSFLDIASREERLICVNSFSKAWLMTGWRLGWMVVPRTLTDDLGKLVEYNTSCAPSFVQQAGIAAVEHGEPFTRSLVADLRTSRDHLAAALAKLPGVDVKVPHGAMYLFFRLAGAQNSLELCKALVRDAGLGLAPGSAFGPQGEGFVRWCYACDPARLDAGVERLARYLQAVGAH, translated from the coding sequence ATGAGCGATCTCGATCCGTCGTCCTCCGTCTCCCTGCCGCGCGAAGCGGTGCGTGCGTTGCGCTCGTCGCAGATCCGCGAAGTGGCGAACGCCGGGTTCGGTGTTCCCGACGTGCTGCCGTTCTGGTTCGGCGAGTCCGACCGCGTGACACCGCCGTTCATCCGCGAGGCGGCCGCCGAGGCGCTCGGGCGTGGCGACACGTTTTATACGCACAACCTGGGTATCGCGCCGCTGCGCGAATCGCTCGCACGCTACGTGAGCGAACTGCACGGCGCGACGACGGTGGACAACCTCGCGGTGACGAGCGCCGGCGTCAATGCGCTGATGCTGGCGGCGCAGCTCGTCGTGGGCGCGGGCGACCGGGTGGTGGCGGTGACGCCACTGTGGCCGAACCTCGTCGAAATCCCGAAGATTCTCGGCGCCACGGTCGAGACGGTCTCGCTGGGCTACGGCGAGCACGGCTGGACGCTCGATCTCGACCGGCTGCTGACGGCGCTCACGCCCGACACGCGCCTCCTCATGATCAACTCGCCGAACAATCCGACGGGCTGGGTGATGACGCGCGAGCAACAGCGCGCGGTGCTCGAGCATTGCCGGCGCCTAGGCATCTGGATCGTCGCCGACGAGGTCTACGAGCGCCTTTACTACGGCGACGCGAGTGAGCGCACCGCGCCCTCGTTCCTCGACATCGCGTCGCGCGAAGAGCGGCTGATCTGCGTCAATTCGTTCTCGAAGGCCTGGCTCATGACCGGCTGGCGGCTCGGCTGGATGGTCGTACCGCGCACCTTGACCGACGATCTGGGCAAGCTGGTCGAGTACAACACCTCGTGCGCGCCCTCGTTCGTGCAGCAGGCCGGCATTGCCGCGGTCGAGCACGGCGAACCGTTCACGCGCTCGCTCGTGGCCGATCTGCGTACCTCGCGCGACCACCTCGCCGCGGCGCTTGCGAAGCTGCCCGGCGTCGACGTGAAGGTGCCGCACGGCGCGATGTACCTGTTTTTCCGGCTGGCGGGCGCGCAGAATAGCCTCGAACTGTGCAAGGCGCTGGTGCGCGACGCGGGCCTCGGGCTCGCGCCGGGCAGCGCGTTCGGTCCGCAAGGCGAAGGCTTCGTGCGCTGGTGCTATGCGTGCGATCCGGCGCGGCTCGACGCGGGCGTCGAGCGACTCGCGCGTTACCTGCAGGCGGTGGGAGCGCATTGA
- a CDS encoding LysR family transcriptional regulator — protein sequence MNVTLRQLRVFIEVARLQSFSRAGDEIGLTQSAVSRCVRELEAEIGVKLVDRTTREVQLTDVGANLIASIPRLLNDLDDALREIREIGEQRRGRVVVAASPTVACRLMPQVVAACGRQFPYITLGLRDDVQSDVVRKIRSGEVDFGVIIGPFAAEDLETQCLTTDSFCVVVRGDHALALSQEVSWKELDGERLVMLDYASGSRPLIDAVMSEQGVRARVVQELGHPATVFGLVEAGVGISVLPWLALPVPAGAPLLARPLVPRAERTVELVRRRDRSLSPAAEAVWSLIRQLAGQPEAPH from the coding sequence ATGAATGTGACGCTGCGGCAGTTGCGAGTGTTCATCGAGGTCGCCCGGCTGCAGAGTTTTAGCCGGGCGGGGGATGAAATCGGGCTCACGCAGTCTGCCGTGAGCCGCTGCGTGCGCGAACTGGAAGCCGAGATCGGCGTGAAGCTCGTCGACCGGACCACGCGCGAGGTGCAGCTCACGGATGTCGGCGCGAACCTGATCGCGAGCATTCCGCGCTTGCTCAACGATCTCGACGACGCCTTGCGCGAAATCCGCGAGATTGGCGAGCAGCGGCGCGGCCGCGTCGTCGTGGCGGCAAGTCCGACGGTCGCGTGCCGCTTGATGCCGCAGGTCGTGGCCGCGTGCGGGCGGCAGTTTCCCTATATCACGCTTGGATTGCGCGACGACGTGCAGAGCGACGTCGTCCGCAAGATCCGCTCCGGCGAGGTGGACTTCGGCGTCATCATTGGGCCCTTTGCCGCTGAAGATCTCGAAACGCAGTGTCTGACCACGGACTCGTTCTGCGTGGTCGTGCGCGGCGATCACGCGCTCGCGTTGAGTCAGGAAGTCTCGTGGAAGGAGCTGGACGGCGAGCGCCTCGTGATGCTCGACTACGCCTCGGGCAGCCGCCCGCTCATCGACGCCGTAATGAGCGAGCAGGGCGTGCGCGCCCGTGTGGTGCAGGAGCTGGGCCATCCCGCCACGGTATTCGGCCTCGTCGAAGCGGGCGTGGGCATCAGCGTGCTGCCCTGGCTCGCGCTGCCCGTACCGGCGGGCGCGCCCTTGCTTGCGCGGCCGCTCGTGCCGCGCGCTGAGCGCACCGTCGAGCTCGTGCGGCGGCGCGACCGCTCGCTTTCGCCGGCCGCCGAGGCGGTTTGGTCGCTGATCCGTCAACTCGCCGGCCAGCCCGAAGCGCCGCACTGA